GGGGGCACGTCGGCGATGGCGGGAGTGCCCGCCGCCCCCTGGGCCGACGCCGCGGGGGCCCAGGCGATGCCCAGCACCGGGGCGGCGGCGAGTGCGACGAGCAGTGCCAGCCCCCACCCTCCCCGCGACCATCCGAGCCGCATCGAGCCAAGCCGGTAGCCGACCATTGCCGCTCCCCATTCCCTCCGTAACTTGCCAGCGACTGCCACGACCGAGCCTCGTCCCGCCGCCTAGGGCGTCGGACGTTGCTGCACGGGCACCGTCAGGCTCGGCGCCTGGCCCTGGGGCGTGATGCGGTAGACGACCTGGCCCGCCGCGTCGCGCAACACCACCGAGACGACCTGCACCCGCCCCTGCCCTGCCGCCCGAGCCTGCAGGCGCAGCACCGCCAGCGTGGCATCGCCGAGGCCCGGGACGGGATGTGCCGCGTCGATGGCCACCCGCCCCGCCTCGTTGTCGGCCGTGGCCTCGAAGACGCGAACGCTGTCGGCACCGGTCCCCCTGGCGCCCGACGATCCCAACACGAAGTAGGTGCCCCGGTCCACGGCCAGGGACTCACCGACGAGCTGCAGCACCGCCGGATCGAAGGCGACCACGACCTGGGCGGTGGCGAACTCCGGCAGGTTGCGGCCACGAACCTCCACGTGCACCGTCTCCCCCACACGCCGCGCCGATCCGTCCCACCCGGAGCCGGGACGCACCAGCACCTCGGCGTCGAGCCTGGGCACCGCCACCGTATTGGTGGGGGCGGGCAGCTCACCTGCACCGGTGTAGGTGACCCGCAGCGAGTACGGCACGTTGCCGGTGACGCCGGTCGGCATCACCAGCCAGCTCAGCTGCATCGACTCGCCAGGCTCCAGGGTGCCGACGAAGCGGCGGCTGTCGTCGCCGGGCGCGATCGCCAGGCCATAGGGCGTGATCAGCTGCGCCACCACGCCGTAGGCGTCCGCTCCCCCGTCGTTGCGCACCGAGCCGGTCACCTCGAAGGGCGACGGGCTCCAGCGGCCGTCCACCACCTCGAGGCGGCTCGGCCCCCGCAGCTGCAACGACAGCCGCGCCGGGTCCACGACCCGGATCGAGCGACGGGCCACGTTGGGCTCCGCGTTGGTCGCCTCGGCCCGCACGGAGAAGGTGAGGGTGCCGGCGGAGCGAGCCGTCACCCGTACCGCCCACGCCACCTGGGCCGTCTCGCCCGCCGGCAGATCGCCCAGGCTCCGGCTCGCCGAAGCCCCCTCGACGAGGGCCAGGCCCTGCGGCAGCTCCAGTCGGACCCGGGTGTCGAGGGCCGCGCCCCGCCCGGTGTTTTGGACGTAGGCCACGATGGAGATGGGATCCGCCTGGCCGATGACGGCCATCTCGGGACTGGAGAGCCCGATGGCTAGGTCGCCAGGGACGATGCTCAAGCCGCCCAGACCGTAGTAGACCACCACCGAGCGGCTTTCCCCGGGCTGCAGCTCCACCGGATCGAAGAAGAGCGCCACCGCGCTGTCGAGTTCGTACTCGCCCTTGCGCTCGAACGTGCGCCCGGGCTGGAAGTCGAACTCCCAGAGGCTCTCGCGCAGGACTCCCCAGTTGGTGAAGTAGATCCGCGACGGCGGGGTCACCTCGCCGCCCCGCAGCATGCCCTGCGCCACCACGGCGGGCTGGGTCAGCGAGTCGAAGACCTGCCAGAACTCGGGGAGGCCCGCCTGGGTCCCGGCGATCTGGGTGTCGGTCTCGATGGCCCGCTCGCCGACGCGGAAGGGCGCCCCGTCGTTGCTGCCCGCCATGGTGTCGATGACGACCCGCAGGCCGACCCGGTGGGGCAGGCGATCGCGGTTGGTGGCGACGTACTCGATGCGCGCCGTGTCGAGCAACCCGGTGGTGGGCCCGCGGGCGATGCTGAGGCGCTGCACCACCTCGATGCCCTGGGGATACTCCCACGCCGCGTCGATGCGCCGGCCCTGCTCGGCCAGTCGTGGCGAGAGGGCCATCGTGCCGAAGGGGCCGCTCGAGCCCGCCGGCCGGTGGGTGGGCCCGCCGAAGACGTACGACGTCCCGTCGATCTGGACGGTGGTGAACGACGTCCACGGCTCCGCGCCGCCGTAGATGAGCGGGCGGTTGTCGTCATCGGCCCGCTCCGGATTGCCTCCGGTGGTGCTGACCGAGAAGCGGCCCGTCGCATCGGGGGAGCCGTTGACCACGATGCGGATGAACTCGTTGGCGAGCTCGAGCCGCTCGGCTCCCTCGGCCGACGCCGCGCCGGCGACCGCCCATCCCGTCTGCGCGGCGAGGCCCAATGCCACCGACAACCCCAGCGCCACCGCGAGGCGCCCTGCCCAGCCCGGGCCGATCCGCTCCCCCGGTCGGTGCCGAGTGCGCGTCGAGGCCTTGCCGGCCGCGTGCCGTCTGGTCATCCCGTCTCTCACACCTGCCTGCGTCGGTCAGCGACGATGGTCGTCACAGATAGCGGACCCGCTCGTCCAGCAGCCGGAAGCTGACGCGGGGCTCGGCGCGTCCCTGCTCGTCCCGATCGATGGTGAACTCGAACAAGACGGAGACCTGGTAGGGTCGCCCGACGGAGGAGGGCTTGAACTGCCAGCGCTCCGCCACCCAACGGCTGGCCACGGTGTCGAGGGTGGCGTTGCCCGAGCTCTCGCTCACCGTCACCCCCGCGACCTTGCCGTCGCCCCCCACCTGCACCGCCAGCGTCACCCGGCCCTCCACGCCGTAGGTGACCGCGTTCTTGGGATAGTCGGGGCTGCCCGTCGGAACCACGACGGCGGAGGTCAGGTCGGGCTCGGCAGGCCCCGCGGGCGGATTGCCCTGTCGGACGCCGCCGGTCCCCTCGCCGCCGGGCCTCGCCACCGCCCCCTGGGCCTGGGCGCCCTGGTCCGGTGTCGCACCCTGCCCCTCACGACCGGACGGCTGGGTGGTGGTGGGCGCGCCGGTCGTCGCCCGCACCGGGCTGCGCTCGGAGGCGAGCACCTCCTGGGAGGCGCGGGCGGGGGCCGGCGGGGTGCTCGGCGTGGGTGGGGCTGCCGTCTGCCTGCCGGAGGAGGCCTGCGTGCTCGTGCCTGGCGGCTGCGTGGCCGGCCGCGGCTGAGCCGCGACGGCGGTGGCGGCCGCCGGTTGGGAGGGACGCGGCGTGGTCTGCCCCGACCCGCCCGGTGCCGAGCGCTGCTGGGTGGTCGTCCGTGGGGAGACCGTCGGCTGCGGTGCCTGGGGCACCGGGATCACCTGCACCACGGCCCCCTCCCCCATCGGTACCACGAACCGCTCGACCGCCAGCACCCTGGAGAGGAGCACCAGGAGCACCGCGTGCAACACGAGGGAGACCAACACGAAGGGCTCCAGCCGACCCGGCTGCGTGGACGAGCCCGCTGGCACACTCATCGACTCACCCCCACCCTCGCCCTGCGCGTCGGCGAGGTCCCCGAGGCCGATCTCAAGGCGACGACGCCCCGCTCGTCTGCACCGCCAGGCCGAGCCGGTAGGCGCCCGCCCGGCGGAGGGCGTCGATGGCCTGCACGACCCGGTCGTACTGCACCTCCCGGTCGGCCCGCACGATGACCAGCTGGTCGGGGTGGCGCCGCACCGAGTCGCCCACCAGCGTGCTCATCTGCGCCAGGCTCACGGCCCGCCCATTGAGGAAGTACCGCCCCGACCGATCGATGCTGACCACCACCTCCGACGGAGCCTCTCGGGTGGCGGTCACGGCACGGGGCAGATCGAGGTTGAGGGTGGACGGGTTGGTGCGAAAGGTGGTGAAGACCATGAAGAAGGCCAGCAGGAAGAACATGACGTCGACCATGTTGATGATCTCGACGCGCGGGCGGTGGCGGCGGCTGCGCGTGATGGCCACGGGCGGTGGTCAGCTCCTTCCCCTGGCCTCGGAGACGAGCTGCAAGAACTCGGCGGCCGTGCGGTTGAGGGCGCTGACGCGCCGGTCGATGACGCCGGAGAGGTAGACGTAGATGAAGAGGACCGGGACCGCGATGATGAGCCCTGCCGCCGTGGTGATCAGGGCCTCGGCGATGCCGCTGCTGAGGCCCGACGGCTCGACGCCCTCCATGGCCGCCAGGATCCGAAAGCTGCGGATGATGCCCGTCACGGTACCCAGGAGGCCCAGCATCGGAGCGCCCGTGACGATGGCATCCAGCCAGGCCATGCGGGCCTCCATCTTGGCCACCTCCTCCTGGCCGACCCGCTCCACCCGGGCCCGCACCTCGTCGAGGGGCCTGTCCCAGGCCGCCAGGCCCTCGGCGAGCACGGCGGCGGTGGGCCCATTGGCACGTCGGATGAGCTGCATGGCCTCCAGCAAGCGCCCCTCGTGAACCAGCAGCCGCAACTGGTCCATGAGGTGGTCGGCGTGG
This genomic interval from Limnochorda sp. LNt contains the following:
- a CDS encoding NEW3 domain-containing protein is translated as MTRRHAAGKASTRTRHRPGERIGPGWAGRLAVALGLSVALGLAAQTGWAVAGAASAEGAERLELANEFIRIVVNGSPDATGRFSVSTTGGNPERADDDNRPLIYGGAEPWTSFTTVQIDGTSYVFGGPTHRPAGSSGPFGTMALSPRLAEQGRRIDAAWEYPQGIEVVQRLSIARGPTTGLLDTARIEYVATNRDRLPHRVGLRVVIDTMAGSNDGAPFRVGERAIETDTQIAGTQAGLPEFWQVFDSLTQPAVVAQGMLRGGEVTPPSRIYFTNWGVLRESLWEFDFQPGRTFERKGEYELDSAVALFFDPVELQPGESRSVVVYYGLGGLSIVPGDLAIGLSSPEMAVIGQADPISIVAYVQNTGRGAALDTRVRLELPQGLALVEGASASRSLGDLPAGETAQVAWAVRVTARSAGTLTFSVRAEATNAEPNVARRSIRVVDPARLSLQLRGPSRLEVVDGRWSPSPFEVTGSVRNDGGADAYGVVAQLITPYGLAIAPGDDSRRFVGTLEPGESMQLSWLVMPTGVTGNVPYSLRVTYTGAGELPAPTNTVAVPRLDAEVLVRPGSGWDGSARRVGETVHVEVRGRNLPEFATAQVVVAFDPAVLQLVGESLAVDRGTYFVLGSSGARGTGADSVRVFEATADNEAGRVAIDAAHPVPGLGDATLAVLRLQARAAGQGRVQVVSVVLRDAAGQVVYRITPQGQAPSLTVPVQQRPTP
- a CDS encoding TonB family protein, which codes for MSVPAGSSTQPGRLEPFVLVSLVLHAVLLVLLSRVLAVERFVVPMGEGAVVQVIPVPQAPQPTVSPRTTTQQRSAPGGSGQTTPRPSQPAAATAVAAQPRPATQPPGTSTQASSGRQTAAPPTPSTPPAPARASQEVLASERSPVRATTGAPTTTQPSGREGQGATPDQGAQAQGAVARPGGEGTGGVRQGNPPAGPAEPDLTSAVVVPTGSPDYPKNAVTYGVEGRVTLAVQVGGDGKVAGVTVSESSGNATLDTVASRWVAERWQFKPSSVGRPYQVSVLFEFTIDRDEQGRAEPRVSFRLLDERVRYL
- a CDS encoding ExbD/TolR family protein, encoding MAITRSRRHRPRVEIINMVDVMFFLLAFFMVFTTFRTNPSTLNLDLPRAVTATREAPSEVVVSIDRSGRYFLNGRAVSLAQMSTLVGDSVRRHPDQLVIVRADREVQYDRVVQAIDALRRAGAYRLGLAVQTSGASSP
- a CDS encoding MotA/TolQ/ExbB proton channel family protein gives rise to the protein MFAAVVDVLVKGGPVMIPLGFVSVLAVAISLERLWYFARLRDHADHLMDQLRLLVHEGRLLEAMQLIRRANGPTAAVLAEGLAAWDRPLDEVRARVERVGQEEVAKMEARMAWLDAIVTGAPMLGLLGTVTGIIRSFRILAAMEGVEPSGLSSGIAEALITTAAGLIIAVPVLFIYVYLSGVIDRRVSALNRTAAEFLQLVSEARGRS